One genomic segment of Natrialbaceae archaeon AArc-T1-2 includes these proteins:
- a CDS encoding NAD-dependent epimerase/dehydratase family protein has protein sequence MSTPSGPVDLRGKRIVVTGGAGFVGSHLVERLRAENAVVVADDLSNGSEQWLPPGPELVRADLTDPADVASVITADVDIVFHLAARTAVDDETPREQLAANTAMTRNVLERMHDVGVSNIVYTSSSTVYGEAPRPTPEDYAPLEPISVYGASKLADEGLLSVYANSYDTNAWVVRFANVVGPRLRGAVVPDFIEKLRADPERLTILGNGRQEKSYLYVDDCIDAMAHVVEHAPGSVSTYNLGTRTTTSVTRIADIVSDELGCDPAYEYTGGDRGWTGDVPKMRLSIEKLDALGWEPDRSSDEAVRTATADLLEELR, from the coding sequence GTGTCGACTCCCAGCGGTCCGGTCGACCTCCGTGGCAAGCGCATCGTCGTGACCGGTGGTGCCGGGTTCGTCGGCTCCCATCTGGTGGAGCGACTCCGAGCGGAGAACGCGGTCGTCGTCGCGGACGACCTCTCGAACGGCTCCGAGCAGTGGCTCCCTCCGGGGCCGGAGCTCGTCCGAGCCGACCTGACGGATCCGGCCGACGTCGCGTCCGTCATCACCGCCGACGTCGATATCGTGTTTCACCTCGCGGCACGGACGGCCGTCGACGACGAGACGCCACGCGAACAGCTCGCGGCGAACACGGCGATGACCCGGAACGTCCTCGAGCGAATGCACGACGTCGGCGTCTCGAACATCGTGTACACCTCGTCGTCGACGGTGTACGGTGAGGCACCCCGACCGACGCCCGAGGACTACGCACCCCTCGAGCCGATCAGCGTCTACGGGGCGAGCAAACTCGCCGACGAGGGACTGCTGTCGGTGTATGCCAACTCCTACGACACGAACGCGTGGGTCGTCCGGTTCGCGAACGTCGTCGGTCCCCGGCTTCGCGGTGCCGTCGTCCCGGACTTCATCGAAAAGCTCCGGGCGGACCCGGAGAGGCTGACGATCCTCGGGAACGGCCGGCAGGAAAAGTCCTACCTGTACGTCGACGACTGCATCGACGCGATGGCCCACGTCGTCGAGCACGCGCCCGGATCGGTCTCGACGTACAACCTCGGAACACGTACGACGACCTCCGTGACCCGGATCGCCGACATCGTCAGCGACGAACTGGGCTGTGACCCGGCCTACGAGTACACCGGCGGCGATCGCGGCTGGACCGGTGACGTCCCGAAGATGCGCCTCTCGATCGAGAAACTCGACGCGCTCGGCTGGGAACCGGACCGCTCGAGCGACGAGGCCGTCCGGACGGCGACGGCCGACCTGCTCGAGGAACTCCGGTGA
- a CDS encoding flippase: MSLPEQLGSRFRAEFVGLVVATVAGGLLVFLLARLLEPDAYGTLFLAISILTVVGIFSKLGIAKSAARYVAMYREDDPGQVPHILERSALVTVLTLGIVSLVLAVGHEHISELVGEAGIATLLLWGALFVAFEATTTFTRSIAQGFEDIELAATVKAIDMGGRLLFAVGFVALGYGALGALGGYIAGSLVASAIGIGVLYRRHYRPSPRAARMESGLTRRILEYNVPLTVTGVAGKVDKDVDTILVGFFLNPAAVGFYVLSKQIVEFVQMPASALGFSISPTYGKQKAASELDTAASLYEASLKYSLLLYVPAAVGIFVVAEPAVTGIFGAEFAGAVAVLQVLSVYAVLQALTKITDHPLNYLGRARERAIAKGIASTANVGLNVLLIPTVGVVGAAIATVLTHSFYVAVKLYIVATELPLDTGRIGSDLGTVCVVTGGMSVVLWLAFPYVTGLLSLAAVVGLAVATWGSLAIAVGAVDLEMVRRTVRS, encoded by the coding sequence ATGAGCCTGCCGGAGCAACTCGGGTCGCGGTTCAGAGCCGAGTTCGTCGGCCTGGTCGTCGCCACCGTTGCCGGCGGGCTCCTCGTGTTTCTCCTGGCCCGACTGCTCGAGCCCGACGCCTATGGAACCCTGTTTCTCGCGATATCGATTCTCACCGTCGTAGGGATATTCAGCAAACTCGGCATCGCGAAATCGGCAGCCAGGTACGTCGCAATGTACCGGGAAGACGATCCCGGACAGGTTCCACACATCCTCGAACGATCCGCGTTGGTGACGGTTCTCACACTCGGGATCGTCTCGCTTGTACTCGCAGTTGGCCACGAACACATCTCGGAACTCGTCGGCGAAGCCGGTATCGCGACGTTGCTCCTGTGGGGAGCGCTGTTCGTCGCGTTCGAGGCGACGACGACGTTCACCCGGTCGATCGCCCAGGGGTTCGAGGACATCGAGCTCGCGGCGACGGTGAAAGCGATCGACATGGGCGGTCGGCTGCTGTTCGCCGTCGGGTTCGTCGCGCTGGGCTATGGAGCGCTGGGAGCACTCGGTGGGTACATCGCCGGCTCGCTCGTCGCGTCCGCCATCGGCATCGGCGTCCTCTACCGGCGTCACTACCGACCGTCGCCACGGGCCGCGCGGATGGAGTCCGGACTGACACGTCGCATTCTCGAGTACAACGTCCCGCTCACCGTCACTGGAGTGGCGGGCAAAGTCGACAAAGACGTCGATACGATTCTCGTCGGGTTCTTCCTGAACCCGGCCGCGGTCGGCTTTTACGTCCTCAGCAAACAGATCGTCGAGTTCGTCCAGATGCCCGCCTCGGCACTCGGGTTCTCGATCTCGCCGACGTACGGTAAACAGAAGGCTGCCTCCGAACTCGACACCGCCGCGTCCCTCTACGAGGCGTCGCTGAAGTACTCGCTCCTGTTGTACGTCCCGGCAGCGGTGGGGATCTTCGTCGTCGCCGAGCCGGCCGTGACGGGAATCTTCGGCGCGGAGTTCGCCGGTGCGGTGGCGGTGTTGCAGGTCCTGTCGGTGTATGCCGTCCTCCAGGCACTCACGAAGATTACCGACCACCCACTGAACTACCTCGGCAGGGCACGCGAGCGTGCGATCGCCAAGGGGATCGCATCGACCGCCAACGTCGGGCTGAACGTGCTGTTGATACCGACGGTCGGCGTCGTCGGTGCCGCGATCGCGACGGTCCTCACACACTCGTTTTACGTGGCCGTGAAACTCTACATCGTCGCCACCGAACTCCCGCTGGATACCGGCCGCATCGGCTCCGATCTCGGCACCGTCTGTGTGGTCACCGGCGGGATGTCCGTCGTCCTGTGGCTTGCGTTTCCGTACGTCACGGGGTTGCTCTCGCTGGCTGCCGTCGTCGGACTCGCGGTCGCCACGTGGGGATCACTCGCGATCGCCGTCGGAGCCGTCGACCTCGAGATGGTGAGACGGACCGTTCGCTCGTGA
- a CDS encoding polysaccharide deacetylase family protein, translating to MRRRNALYYTAIGIGTALSGCLSRDGDGSASESEPRERASAVDSSPEPESEWRSWPAGTAIETVEDVRTEDIDENWGVTGTAATGSQSIYYAGSTNGSVAFDYADDPLDLTESGMALIVKAKDYSTGASPFVELEDGDGNRWRFRQRVSAAADGWIRIDLAIDDPAVDGVEPDLSAIETIRLRPSPSSNESGRPRLYFDSLWRTPSFDTAKVVLQFDDGHETQYTEAFPILSSYGWSATTYVTTDWIGNDDRCDLDQLEELQDDGWIVGNHTVTHPNLRGLSVEEVEAEVEGAREWLIEHGFQEGANHFAYPENGYSRDAIDVVREHHQTGRVSSLSYPVVFPTNPQLVSGDGDPESSRVERIVDRTIEHGGIYAPYWHRLTGETVDDFRNSMEYIRARERDGDLEVIRMDELHRQLGGDGSTATRG from the coding sequence ATGAGACGACGAAATGCACTCTATTACACAGCTATCGGGATCGGAACGGCGCTTTCGGGGTGTCTCTCTCGTGACGGGGACGGCTCCGCAAGCGAGAGCGAGCCCAGAGAGCGTGCAAGTGCCGTTGATTCCTCCCCCGAACCCGAATCGGAGTGGCGGTCGTGGCCCGCTGGAACGGCAATAGAGACCGTCGAGGATGTACGGACCGAGGATATCGACGAAAACTGGGGTGTTACCGGGACTGCAGCAACAGGTTCGCAGTCTATCTACTACGCCGGTTCGACGAACGGATCCGTCGCATTCGACTACGCCGACGACCCGCTCGACCTGACAGAATCGGGGATGGCACTCATCGTCAAGGCGAAGGACTACAGCACGGGCGCCTCGCCGTTCGTCGAACTCGAGGACGGGGACGGTAACCGATGGCGGTTCAGACAACGGGTGTCCGCGGCTGCCGACGGGTGGATCCGGATCGACCTCGCGATCGATGACCCGGCGGTCGACGGCGTGGAGCCGGACCTGAGCGCGATCGAGACGATCAGGCTCCGGCCGTCGCCATCCAGCAACGAGTCGGGACGTCCGCGGTTGTATTTCGATTCGCTCTGGCGGACGCCGTCGTTCGACACCGCAAAAGTCGTTCTCCAGTTCGACGACGGACACGAAACACAGTATACCGAAGCGTTTCCCATCCTGTCGTCGTATGGCTGGTCCGCAACGACGTACGTGACCACGGACTGGATCGGAAACGATGACAGGTGTGACCTCGACCAGCTCGAGGAGCTACAGGACGACGGCTGGATCGTCGGTAACCACACGGTAACACATCCGAATCTCCGAGGGCTGTCGGTCGAGGAGGTCGAAGCCGAAGTCGAGGGTGCCAGAGAGTGGCTCATCGAACACGGCTTCCAGGAGGGAGCGAACCACTTTGCCTATCCGGAGAACGGGTACTCTCGCGACGCGATCGACGTCGTCAGGGAACACCATCAGACGGGTCGAGTGTCATCGCTCAGCTACCCGGTCGTGTTCCCGACCAACCCACAACTCGTCAGTGGCGATGGCGATCCGGAATCATCGCGGGTCGAACGCATCGTCGACCGCACGATCGAGCACGGCGGCATCTACGCGCCGTACTGGCACCGTCTCACCGGGGAGACGGTCGACGACTTCAGGAACAGCATGGAGTACATCCGTGCACGCGAACGCGACGGCGACCTCGAGGTAATCCGCATGGACGAACTGCATCGACAACTTGGCGGTGACGGATCGACGGCGACTCGCGGCTGA
- a CDS encoding DUF6541 family protein — MTQTVLFSALVVYVLLKYVFAGRESGSFSAVGVVLAILSISTVVFHPQYVAHMIVVFLGICSVQLVAHRTTDGAITDHRLLYGQTLFLIAVFFAWASKHGFFAEFAERAVVSTVMYVFGDGGTAGESIADQGASLAAVGGGIGEIFFKLFTPQLIFALATSGLVLATLARRSGWNCRDVSAVTAYFTLGLIGLAALFVLYFFSDTSEMYFRVFGLAMVLLTVLGALAIDRVVTWRTRREGTGSSVRSLLAVGFGILLVVSLLAVFPSPYIYSQSQHVTDSQLTGYESAFANSDDDVEFLGIRDGPNRYDDAIHGNPERSHAHGSISEDAFDEPLSSQYDTDHYLVITRTDRDRETIAYRGLRYTSAGFDSIDGQPGVNRVQSNGEFELYHVVPDEPASS, encoded by the coding sequence ATGACACAGACAGTCCTGTTTTCCGCGCTGGTAGTTTACGTACTGCTGAAGTACGTCTTCGCCGGCCGTGAGAGCGGCTCGTTCTCTGCGGTCGGGGTTGTCCTTGCGATTCTCTCGATCTCGACGGTCGTCTTCCACCCACAGTACGTCGCACATATGATCGTCGTCTTTCTCGGTATCTGTTCCGTCCAGCTCGTCGCACACCGAACAACGGACGGCGCGATCACGGACCACCGCCTGCTGTACGGACAGACGCTGTTTCTGATCGCGGTCTTTTTTGCCTGGGCGTCGAAGCACGGTTTTTTCGCCGAGTTCGCCGAACGAGCCGTCGTCTCGACGGTGATGTACGTCTTCGGTGACGGCGGCACCGCTGGCGAATCGATCGCTGACCAGGGCGCGTCGCTGGCGGCAGTCGGCGGCGGAATCGGGGAGATATTCTTCAAACTGTTCACTCCACAACTGATCTTCGCACTTGCCACCAGCGGACTCGTTCTCGCTACCCTGGCCCGGCGATCCGGCTGGAACTGCCGTGACGTTTCCGCCGTGACCGCATATTTCACGCTCGGACTGATCGGTCTGGCAGCCCTGTTCGTGCTGTATTTCTTCAGCGACACGTCGGAGATGTACTTTCGCGTCTTCGGACTCGCGATGGTTCTCCTGACGGTTCTCGGTGCGCTCGCCATAGATCGGGTAGTGACGTGGCGGACCCGTCGGGAGGGGACGGGATCGTCCGTTCGGTCGCTGCTTGCCGTCGGGTTCGGTATCCTGCTCGTCGTCTCGTTGCTCGCCGTCTTCCCTTCGCCGTACATCTACAGCCAGTCACAGCACGTGACCGACAGTCAACTGACCGGATACGAGTCGGCCTTCGCAAACAGCGACGACGACGTCGAATTCCTGGGGATCCGGGATGGTCCGAACCGCTACGACGACGCGATCCACGGCAACCCCGAGCGAAGCCACGCCCACGGAAGCATCTCCGAGGATGCGTTTGACGAACCGCTCTCGAGCCAGTACGATACCGACCACTATCTCGTGATTACACGGACGGATCGCGACCGTGAGACGATCGCATACAGGGGACTTCGGTACACGTCGGCAGGGTTCGACTCGATCGACGGTCAGCCTGGCGTCAACCGGGTCCAGTCGAACGGGGAGTTCGAACTCTATCACGTTGTTCCGGACGAACCAGCATCGTCATGA
- a CDS encoding glycosyltransferase family 4 protein, which produces MAPDSTRVLIVGTYGGGGVHQYVEEQHRRLADRLDVESYDMAMPPAGSGIRWFLTAVLMGLWAAIRFPFRSPPDVVHVHTSYRFSFYRSSLYVFVAAYVWRRPVVLHVHGSSFDEFVDTDSRILAWYQSVVFGASDRIVVLSAYWREVVTTRADRERIVVLPNAVEPANYDPETGHDVPHVVFVSNMIDRKGVTELVEAIDDLQHRPDLEFRASFAGSGPRSGAVEALAQRHETVTYHGYVSEERKRSLLSEGSIYVLPTYAEGLPIAMLEGMAGGNAVISTTVGAIPEVIGEENGLLVEPGDADDLRAALETLLESPDRVSRMAERNRELVLERYSWEEIIEELLRLYARELPDEPAIAPEPAA; this is translated from the coding sequence ATGGCACCGGATTCGACACGCGTGTTGATCGTCGGAACGTACGGTGGCGGCGGCGTTCACCAGTACGTCGAGGAACAACACCGCCGGCTGGCGGATCGACTCGACGTCGAGAGTTACGATATGGCGATGCCGCCGGCGGGAAGCGGGATCAGATGGTTCCTCACGGCAGTGCTGATGGGGCTGTGGGCGGCAATCAGGTTCCCGTTCCGGTCGCCACCCGACGTCGTTCACGTCCACACCTCCTATCGGTTCTCGTTCTATCGCTCCTCGCTGTACGTCTTCGTTGCCGCCTACGTGTGGCGACGGCCGGTGGTACTGCACGTGCACGGCTCCTCGTTCGACGAGTTCGTCGACACGGACTCGCGGATCCTCGCCTGGTACCAGTCGGTCGTCTTCGGTGCGAGCGATCGGATCGTCGTCCTCTCGGCGTACTGGCGCGAGGTGGTCACAACGCGTGCCGACCGGGAGCGGATCGTCGTCCTCCCGAACGCCGTCGAGCCGGCCAACTACGACCCGGAGACGGGCCACGACGTTCCACACGTCGTCTTCGTCTCGAACATGATCGATCGCAAAGGCGTCACGGAACTCGTCGAGGCAATCGACGACCTCCAGCACCGACCCGATCTCGAGTTTCGAGCGAGTTTCGCCGGCAGCGGCCCGCGGTCCGGGGCGGTCGAAGCACTCGCGCAGCGACACGAAACCGTGACCTACCACGGATACGTCTCGGAGGAACGGAAACGGTCGTTGCTCAGCGAAGGGTCGATCTACGTCCTCCCGACGTACGCCGAGGGGCTCCCCATCGCGATGCTCGAGGGGATGGCCGGCGGAAACGCGGTGATTTCGACCACCGTGGGAGCGATCCCGGAGGTCATCGGCGAGGAGAACGGACTGCTCGTCGAACCGGGCGACGCCGACGACCTCCGTGCGGCCCTGGAGACGCTTCTCGAGTCGCCCGATCGGGTGAGCCGGATGGCCGAACGCAACCGCGAGCTCGTCCTCGAGCGATACTCCTGGGAGGAGATCATCGAGGAGTTGCTCCGACTCTACGCCCGGGAGCTACCGGACGAGCCCGCTATCGCCCCGGAACCCGCCGCGTGA
- a CDS encoding NDP-sugar synthase, which produces MKAIVLAGGYATRLWPITKHRPKMLLPIGDTTVIDRIVADLEADDRISEVFVSTNQRFASRFREYIADSRFEKLTLTVEETTAESQKLGVVGALAQLVEREGIDEDTVVIAGDNLLSFDVGEFVDFFQRTDTPCIAAYDVETTDRATSYGVVSLEDGRVVDFQEKPANPNSTLVSIACYGFPAATLERLETYLEGGHNPDEPGWFIEWLQDREDVFAFPFEEAWFDIGTPESYLDALAWHLDGGIHVAETATVTGSTLGDDVQIMAGAEVVDAHLERSIVFPETTVRDCEVRSSIVDRETTIAELNVQDALIGAHTRIHNGG; this is translated from the coding sequence ATGAAGGCAATCGTTCTCGCAGGTGGGTACGCAACCCGGCTGTGGCCGATCACGAAGCATCGACCGAAGATGCTCCTGCCGATCGGCGACACCACTGTCATCGATCGCATCGTCGCCGACCTCGAGGCTGACGACCGGATTTCGGAGGTGTTCGTGAGCACGAACCAGCGGTTCGCGAGTCGCTTTCGCGAGTATATTGCCGACAGCCGCTTCGAGAAGCTCACGCTCACGGTCGAGGAGACGACCGCCGAGAGTCAGAAACTCGGCGTCGTCGGTGCACTCGCCCAGCTCGTCGAGCGGGAGGGGATCGACGAGGACACCGTCGTGATCGCGGGGGACAACCTGCTGAGCTTCGACGTCGGCGAGTTCGTCGACTTCTTCCAGCGGACCGATACGCCCTGTATCGCAGCCTACGACGTCGAAACAACCGATCGTGCCACGTCCTACGGCGTCGTCTCCCTCGAGGACGGGCGGGTGGTCGACTTCCAGGAAAAGCCCGCGAACCCGAACAGTACGCTCGTCTCGATTGCCTGCTATGGATTCCCGGCTGCGACCCTCGAGCGCCTGGAGACCTATCTCGAGGGCGGACACAATCCCGACGAGCCCGGCTGGTTCATCGAGTGGTTACAGGATCGCGAGGACGTGTTCGCGTTTCCCTTCGAGGAGGCCTGGTTCGACATCGGGACGCCCGAGAGTTACCTGGACGCGCTGGCCTGGCACCTCGATGGGGGAATCCACGTCGCCGAGACCGCGACGGTGACGGGATCGACGCTCGGGGACGACGTCCAGATCATGGCCGGAGCCGAGGTCGTCGACGCCCACCTCGAGCGATCGATCGTGTTCCCGGAGACGACGGTACGGGACTGTGAGGTCCGGTCGTCGATCGTCGACCGCGAGACGACCATCGCGGAACTGAACGTACAAGACGCCCTCATCGGGGCACACACGCGGATTCACAACGGGGGGTAA
- a CDS encoding FkbM family methyltransferase, giving the protein MELLRKASALVSRPGQVLRHAKQGANELFRLVRTRRPGAIGSFIAAGATGRSPYDVYIRYLAGRTGGTVSREINGHEMVLNLEDGGLSRDLLVYGTREQRTIELFERALRRIDAMTAAPVTVLEIGANIGYYALAEARAVGPDGRVLAFEPDDRNVRYLEQNVRLNGYEDRITIEPAAVGPESGTAELRLSTHTNLNRIESASTDGDRRDADDSERVDVWSVEEYLTSREIPAGSIHAVRMDLEGYEAELVPAMESVLGAPGPLLVLVEMHPNILTTADTERVLRTFDRHGFEIVAVVFEEITSKPLVAPRQYESFESLRSLSGGYNLLVRKGV; this is encoded by the coding sequence ATGGAACTCCTTCGTAAAGCGTCCGCCCTGGTCTCGAGGCCGGGACAGGTCCTCAGGCACGCCAAACAGGGTGCAAACGAACTGTTCCGGCTGGTTCGAACCCGTCGTCCGGGCGCTATCGGAAGCTTCATCGCCGCCGGAGCGACCGGCCGGAGCCCGTACGACGTCTACATCCGATATCTCGCGGGACGAACTGGTGGGACGGTCTCCCGCGAGATCAACGGCCACGAGATGGTACTAAACCTCGAGGACGGCGGCCTCTCCCGGGATCTGCTGGTATACGGGACGAGAGAGCAACGAACTATCGAACTCTTCGAGCGTGCCCTGCGACGCATCGACGCGATGACGGCAGCGCCCGTCACCGTCCTCGAGATCGGGGCGAACATCGGCTACTACGCCCTCGCCGAAGCCAGGGCGGTCGGACCCGACGGTCGGGTGCTCGCGTTCGAACCCGACGACCGAAACGTCCGGTATCTCGAGCAAAACGTCCGGCTGAACGGCTACGAGGACCGGATCACGATCGAGCCGGCGGCGGTCGGTCCCGAGAGCGGCACGGCCGAGTTACGGCTCTCGACGCATACGAACCTGAACCGGATCGAGTCGGCGTCGACGGACGGCGACCGTCGTGACGCCGACGACTCCGAGCGCGTCGACGTCTGGTCGGTCGAGGAGTACCTGACATCCCGCGAGATCCCGGCTGGGTCGATCCACGCGGTTCGGATGGACCTCGAGGGGTACGAGGCCGAACTCGTCCCCGCGATGGAATCGGTGCTCGGCGCTCCTGGGCCGTTGCTCGTGCTCGTCGAGATGCATCCGAACATCCTCACGACAGCCGACACCGAGCGGGTGCTCCGGACCTTCGACCGGCACGGGTTCGAGATCGTCGCCGTCGTCTTCGAAGAGATCACGTCGAAGCCGCTGGTCGCTCCTCGCCAGTACGAGTCGTTCGAGTCGTTGCGGTCGCTGTCCGGAGGGTACAACCTGCTCGTCAGGAAAGGCGTGTAG
- a CDS encoding right-handed parallel beta-helix repeat-containing protein produces MDERVLDVSDGDDLAPVVSNSSDGELLVVPPGTYEWNSQLSMSRRNWGIRGDGDVTIYVPGSWGTDNQSDRVLNVSGDNILLENLVFDSDGRPGTGFRCIVDTVGTIRDLEIASDGPRTWTDHTYAFAVGAESSNGHFEMDGIVCHNNGDLSNYNGGNGRVGIWCSRDGTLTVRNSVFSGFPNNAIYTRMRGAMEIENCVFANNSPTGVRLGGSNEVIRNCTFFTDLSLDGTTHSNDERRINASAIMADNRSNASSGGYVENCSFVVRDAPRASGVVRFLENDWVEFSDCQFLLEESHIPAFAWHNSGEAILEDVSFHTPSGSGATVGRSGGRYDTSNVGIATGLDTGSITPDYRDTDFDWDRVHDYPGPSFDGGSDGSQGDEGPSIDVVGLETDAPLEGGQYLTVRATLVNPDEETASSDVTVRVGSDSQAVDDDAVSIAPGETETVELGYETASVQQDVEVPVRVETDGDEGSTTVEVTATDEDDRHTLQFDGEGNDDVTAYRFTVDGEIERSDELSEYGTGGEFVDESTIDGWVRGGVDGFEFTGALTALEIDGEATSYVDGEAVDPAEYGGETDSQHTLQFDGEGSDDVTEYQFIVDGEIERSEELSEYGTGGEFVDESTIDGWVRGGVDGFEFTGELTALEVDGEATPYLDGEAIDPADYGGESESPEPEPASVTLLDTNAPVDGGEWLTVTVELDNPGPVATTADVDLVVGTDPQVVDAASVTIDGDATETIELGYETFPVRQDVSFPVAVESDEDADSTTVEVFGIDG; encoded by the coding sequence ATGGACGAGCGAGTCCTCGACGTGAGCGACGGTGACGACCTCGCTCCGGTGGTGTCGAACTCGAGCGACGGCGAGTTGCTCGTGGTCCCGCCGGGGACCTACGAGTGGAACAGCCAGCTCTCGATGTCGAGGCGCAACTGGGGGATTCGCGGCGACGGCGACGTCACGATTTACGTCCCCGGCTCGTGGGGAACCGACAACCAGAGCGATCGCGTTCTGAACGTCTCGGGTGACAACATCCTCCTCGAGAACCTCGTGTTCGACTCCGACGGGCGGCCGGGCACCGGCTTTCGCTGTATCGTCGACACCGTCGGGACGATCCGGGACCTGGAGATCGCCAGCGACGGCCCCCGGACGTGGACCGATCACACCTACGCCTTCGCGGTCGGTGCCGAATCGAGCAACGGACACTTCGAGATGGACGGTATCGTCTGTCACAACAACGGCGACCTCTCGAACTACAACGGTGGCAACGGCCGGGTCGGCATCTGGTGCTCCCGGGACGGCACGCTGACGGTCCGCAACTCGGTGTTCTCCGGGTTCCCGAACAACGCCATTTACACGCGGATGCGCGGCGCAATGGAGATCGAAAACTGTGTGTTCGCCAACAACAGTCCGACCGGCGTCCGCCTCGGCGGCTCGAACGAGGTGATCCGGAACTGTACGTTCTTCACGGACCTCTCGCTCGACGGGACGACACACAGCAACGACGAGCGCCGGATCAACGCCTCGGCGATCATGGCCGACAATCGATCGAACGCCTCGAGTGGCGGCTACGTCGAGAACTGCTCGTTCGTGGTCAGGGACGCCCCGAGAGCGTCGGGTGTCGTCCGGTTCCTCGAGAACGACTGGGTCGAGTTCAGCGACTGTCAGTTCCTGCTCGAGGAGTCACACATCCCCGCGTTCGCGTGGCACAACTCCGGCGAGGCGATCCTCGAGGACGTCTCCTTTCACACGCCGTCCGGCTCCGGCGCGACGGTCGGACGTTCCGGCGGTCGATACGACACGTCGAACGTCGGGATCGCCACCGGCCTCGACACCGGATCGATCACTCCCGACTACCGGGACACCGACTTCGACTGGGATCGCGTCCACGACTACCCTGGTCCGTCGTTCGACGGCGGGTCCGACGGGTCACAGGGCGACGAGGGGCCGTCGATCGACGTCGTCGGGCTCGAGACGGACGCACCGCTCGAGGGTGGGCAGTACCTCACCGTTCGGGCAACGCTCGTGAACCCGGACGAGGAAACGGCCTCGAGCGACGTTACAGTCCGCGTCGGAAGCGACTCACAGGCCGTCGACGACGACGCGGTATCGATCGCTCCCGGCGAGACGGAGACGGTCGAACTGGGCTACGAGACCGCATCGGTACAACAGGACGTCGAGGTTCCGGTCCGCGTCGAAACCGACGGCGACGAAGGGTCGACGACCGTCGAGGTGACGGCCACGGATGAGGACGACCGACACACGCTCCAGTTCGACGGCGAGGGGAACGACGACGTCACGGCGTACCGGTTCACGGTCGACGGCGAGATCGAACGTAGCGACGAGCTCTCGGAGTACGGCACCGGCGGGGAGTTCGTCGACGAGTCGACGATCGACGGCTGGGTTCGTGGCGGCGTCGACGGCTTCGAGTTCACCGGCGCGCTGACCGCCCTCGAGATCGACGGCGAGGCGACGTCCTACGTCGACGGCGAGGCGGTCGATCCCGCCGAGTACGGCGGCGAGACCGACAGCCAGCACACGCTGCAATTCGACGGCGAGGGAAGCGACGACGTCACGGAGTACCAGTTCATCGTCGACGGCGAGATCGAACGCAGCGAGGAACTCTCGGAGTACGGCACCGGCGGGGAGTTCGTCGACGAGTCGACGATCGACGGCTGGGTTCGTGGCGGCGTCGACGGCTTCGAGTTCACCGGCGAGCTGACCGCCCTCGAGGTCGACGGCGAGGCGACCCCCTACCTCGACGGCGAGGCGATCGACCCCGCAGACTACGGCGGCGAATCCGAGTCCCCAGAGCCGGAGCCAGCATCGGTAACGCTCCTGGATACGAACGCGCCAGTCGACGGCGGCGAGTGGCTAACCGTCACCGTCGAACTCGACAACCCCGGCCCGGTCGCGACGACGGCGGACGTCGACCTGGTGGTCGGGACCGATCCCCAGGTCGTCGACGCGGCGTCGGTCACGATCGACGGCGACGCGACCGAAACGATCGAGCTGGGTTACGAGACGTTCCCCGTCCGTCAGGACGTCTCGTTCCCGGTCGCCGTCGAGAGCGACGAGGACGCCGACTCGACGACCGTCGAGGTCTTCGGGATCGACGGCTGA